A single genomic interval of Stenotrophomonas bentonitica harbors:
- a CDS encoding GtrA family protein, translating to MISKRFAMFIISGGLAAAANFFSRMLFSLWLPYSLSIVLSFMVGLVTAFVLMRKLAFKQTSNAAHHQVLWFLAVNALALLQTFCVSLLLARWALPMMGITRGAETIAHAVGVATPVLTSYIGHKRLTFRT from the coding sequence GTGATCAGCAAACGTTTCGCTATGTTCATCATATCCGGCGGCCTCGCGGCTGCCGCGAATTTCTTCTCGAGGATGCTGTTCAGCCTTTGGCTCCCGTATTCGCTGTCGATCGTCCTGAGCTTCATGGTTGGCTTGGTCACAGCATTCGTGCTGATGCGCAAACTGGCATTCAAACAAACAAGCAATGCTGCGCATCATCAAGTGCTCTGGTTTCTTGCCGTTAATGCACTTGCGTTACTGCAGACATTTTGCGTAAGTTTGCTTCTGGCACGATGGGCATTACCAATGATGGGAATCACCCGCGGCGCAGAAACCATAGCGCATGCGGTCGGTGTGGCGACCCCAGTTCTCACCAGCTACATTGGACACAAGCGACTGACTTTCCGCACCTGA
- a CDS encoding lysylphosphatidylglycerol synthase transmembrane domain-containing protein, with translation MAEDASFTPPAPQRRGRALGWLAGVAAVYLVALWYLDRDKNVLSRLGELGGPLLLCAGAVLASYGFRYQRWHMLLRAQRHPLASWWSGLGAYLAGFAFTASPGKAGELLRIRYFSRLGVPPRTTLTTFVYERALDLLVITLMATGAARLVPLFGVLTGLVLAVVAGICLLACWPALQQLARVVITRLPGQRLRQLCGFLLDGVCALRPLLHARLAVASAGYGAAAWLLTSAAFAWLCHSLGVDLAWQHAVAIYPLAMLVGALSFVPGGVGTTEAAIVVMLASVGAGMDVALTAAIGIRLASLWLAVIVGMLALTRLEVRAKSD, from the coding sequence GTGGCCGAAGACGCCTCTTTCACTCCGCCCGCCCCGCAGCGCCGGGGCCGGGCACTGGGATGGTTGGCAGGCGTCGCCGCCGTGTATCTGGTGGCGCTGTGGTATCTGGATCGCGACAAGAACGTGCTGTCGCGACTGGGCGAGCTGGGCGGCCCGCTGCTGCTGTGTGCAGGTGCGGTACTGGCCAGCTATGGTTTCCGCTACCAGCGCTGGCACATGCTGCTGCGCGCACAGCGCCATCCGCTGGCTTCTTGGTGGTCGGGGCTGGGGGCGTATCTGGCCGGCTTCGCTTTTACCGCATCGCCGGGCAAGGCCGGCGAGCTGCTGCGCATACGCTACTTTTCGCGCTTGGGCGTACCTCCCAGGACCACGCTGACAACATTTGTCTACGAACGCGCACTGGATCTGCTGGTCATCACCCTGATGGCGACCGGCGCCGCACGCCTCGTTCCCCTGTTTGGTGTGTTGACCGGCCTGGTACTCGCCGTGGTCGCCGGAATCTGCCTGCTGGCATGCTGGCCAGCCTTGCAGCAACTTGCGCGGGTCGTCATAACTCGACTTCCTGGCCAACGACTGCGCCAGCTATGCGGTTTCCTGCTTGACGGGGTGTGTGCCCTGCGCCCCCTGCTGCACGCACGCCTGGCCGTGGCCAGCGCTGGCTATGGCGCCGCTGCCTGGCTGCTGACCTCCGCCGCATTCGCGTGGCTCTGCCACTCGCTGGGAGTCGATCTGGCCTGGCAGCATGCAGTGGCCATCTACCCGCTGGCGATGCTGGTGGGGGCGCTGTCCTTCGTCCCGGGGGGTGTGGGCACCACCGAAGCCGCCATCGTAGTGATGCTGGCCAGCGTGGGCGCCGGCATGGACGTGGCCCTGACCGCCGCAATTGGCATTCGACTGGCCAGTCTGTGGCTGGCGGTCATCGTCGGAATGTTGGCGCTGACTCGGCTGGAAGTTCGCGCCAAGTCGGATTAA
- a CDS encoding FAD-binding oxidoreductase, with product MSSTRGQSWGRYPRAQQTLLALGDRGADLPACTGTLLPHGNGRSYGDSCLNPGGTLLMTRALDRFIAFDPANGVLRCEAGVTLAEVIGLALPTGWFLPVTPGTRYATVGGAIGNDVHGKNHHRAGSFGHHVRCLELLRSDGSRQLLDPQDDSGLFAATIGGLGLTGLITWAELQLRRVPGPWIETESIRFDSLDDFFALSRDSADGFEYTVAWIDCLAKGKQLGRGHFLRGDHAPGNAQAATPSASPRRSMPLVPPVSLVNRLTLRPFNTLYYWRQPARRHRHVSHYQSYFYPLDGINHWNRMYGPQGFLQHQCVLPPDNARDATAALLSEISRSGRGSFLAVLKEFGNRPSPGLLSFPRPGSTLALDFPNDGPDVFRMLERLDAIVAEAGGAVYAAKDARMSGALFRQSNPKWQHFSRFIDPRFSSGFWRRVME from the coding sequence ATGAGTTCAACGCGCGGCCAGTCGTGGGGACGCTACCCGCGCGCGCAGCAGACGCTGCTTGCGCTGGGCGACCGTGGGGCCGACCTTCCGGCCTGCACGGGAACGCTGCTGCCCCACGGCAATGGTCGCAGTTATGGCGACAGCTGCCTGAACCCGGGCGGCACGCTGCTGATGACACGGGCGCTGGACCGCTTCATCGCGTTCGACCCGGCAAACGGCGTCCTGCGCTGTGAAGCCGGGGTGACACTGGCCGAAGTTATCGGACTGGCGCTACCCACTGGCTGGTTCCTTCCGGTGACGCCTGGAACCCGCTACGCGACCGTAGGGGGTGCGATCGGCAACGACGTGCATGGCAAGAACCACCACCGCGCTGGCAGCTTCGGCCACCACGTGCGGTGCCTGGAACTCCTACGCAGCGATGGGTCCCGCCAGCTGCTGGATCCGCAGGACGACAGCGGCCTATTCGCCGCCACCATCGGTGGACTGGGCCTTACCGGATTGATCACTTGGGCCGAACTGCAGCTGCGCCGCGTGCCCGGTCCATGGATCGAAACGGAATCGATCCGTTTCGACAGCCTTGACGACTTCTTCGCGCTGTCGCGCGACTCGGCCGATGGCTTCGAGTACACCGTGGCTTGGATCGACTGCCTGGCAAAAGGCAAGCAATTGGGGCGTGGGCATTTCCTGCGTGGCGACCACGCGCCCGGCAACGCCCAAGCCGCTACACCGTCTGCCTCTCCCAGGCGCAGCATGCCGCTGGTGCCGCCAGTGTCGTTGGTCAACCGACTCACCCTGCGTCCGTTCAACACGCTGTATTACTGGCGCCAGCCGGCAAGGCGGCACCGTCATGTCAGCCATTACCAGAGTTATTTCTATCCGCTGGACGGCATCAACCACTGGAACCGCATGTACGGCCCACAGGGCTTCCTGCAGCACCAGTGCGTCCTGCCACCGGATAATGCACGCGATGCAACCGCCGCACTGCTTTCGGAGATCTCGCGCAGCGGGCGGGGTTCCTTCCTTGCGGTCCTCAAGGAGTTCGGCAATCGACCTTCGCCGGGACTGCTGTCTTTCCCGCGCCCCGGAAGCACGCTCGCACTGGATTTCCCGAACGATGGGCCGGATGTGTTCCGGATGCTGGAGCGTCTTGATGCCATCGTTGCCGAGGCCGGTGGCGCGGTATACGCGGCCAAGGACGCGCGCATGAGCGGCGCATTGTTCCGCCAGTCCAATCCGAAGTGGCAGCATTTTTCCCGATTCATCGACCCCCGATTCTCATCCGGCTTCTGGCGCCGGGTCATGGAGTGA
- a CDS encoding NAD-dependent epimerase/dehydratase family protein: MAQKNEKIVLTGAAGLVGQNLIVEMKQQGYTQLVAIDKHEHNLEILRKLHPDVKIVLADLAEPGSWREVFEGAKLVVQLHAQITGKTPDLFVRNNLTATEHVLAACKASGVPYMVHISSSVVNSVAKDDYTETKRAQEALVVDSSLRHCVLRPTLMFGWFDPKHLGWLSRFMARTPVFPIPGDGRFMRQPLYERDFCRCIVKCVETEPDNAVFDIVGDTRVDYVDIIRTIKRVKKLHTLIVHIPIGFFGFLLRTFALFSSKPPFTASQLKALSAGDDFKGVDTKAVFGVRQTPFEDAIRESYTDPRYSHIVLKR; the protein is encoded by the coding sequence ATGGCACAGAAGAATGAAAAAATCGTCCTGACCGGCGCGGCAGGCTTGGTAGGTCAGAACCTCATTGTCGAAATGAAGCAACAGGGCTACACGCAACTTGTAGCCATCGACAAGCATGAGCACAATCTTGAGATTCTTCGCAAGCTTCACCCGGATGTGAAGATTGTTCTAGCTGATCTGGCTGAACCGGGCAGCTGGAGGGAGGTTTTCGAGGGTGCCAAGCTGGTCGTGCAACTCCACGCCCAGATTACGGGAAAGACCCCGGACCTGTTCGTGCGCAACAACCTCACTGCGACCGAACATGTTCTGGCCGCGTGCAAGGCCTCAGGTGTGCCCTACATGGTTCACATCAGCTCCTCGGTAGTGAACTCTGTGGCCAAGGATGACTACACCGAAACGAAGCGTGCGCAGGAAGCGCTGGTCGTCGATAGCAGCCTGCGCCACTGCGTGCTTCGCCCGACGTTGATGTTTGGCTGGTTCGACCCCAAGCACCTGGGCTGGCTCTCACGCTTCATGGCGCGCACACCGGTGTTCCCAATTCCTGGGGACGGCAGGTTCATGCGTCAACCATTGTATGAGCGGGACTTCTGCCGCTGCATCGTCAAATGCGTGGAAACCGAACCCGATAACGCTGTCTTCGACATCGTGGGCGACACCCGCGTTGACTACGTAGATATCATCCGCACCATCAAACGGGTAAAGAAGCTGCACACCTTGATTGTGCACATCCCCATCGGATTCTTCGGATTTCTGCTGCGTACGTTTGCACTGTTCAGCAGCAAACCGCCATTCACAGCCTCCCAGCTCAAGGCGCTCAGCGCCGGCGACGACTTCAAAGGCGTGGACACCAAGGCCGTGTTCGGCGTGCGGCAGACTCCGTTCGAAGATGCAATTCGAGAAAGCTATACCGACCCACGCTACAGCCACATCGTGCTGAAGCGCTGA
- a CDS encoding class I SAM-dependent methyltransferase, which yields MPDIDHDLDVLYQHRFPKEELANKNRIWKVLCTQYFNRFVAPGDTVVDIGAGYCEFINNIPASRKIAVDLNPDVRKFAADGVHIINESCTSVSSIPSGSVDAVFMSNFLEHLPTKDLVLQTLRESARMLKPGGRAVILQPNIRFLYDEYWDYFDHHTALSDRSLVEGVLMAGLEPRVVIPKFLPYTTKSRLPQAPWLVSLYLHIPLAWHILGKQALVVAYKPS from the coding sequence ATGCCGGATATTGATCACGACCTGGACGTTCTGTATCAGCACCGGTTCCCGAAAGAGGAGCTGGCGAATAAAAACCGCATCTGGAAAGTGTTGTGCACCCAGTACTTCAACCGCTTCGTCGCCCCCGGCGACACTGTGGTGGATATTGGGGCTGGCTATTGTGAATTCATCAACAACATTCCCGCCAGTCGAAAGATAGCCGTTGACCTGAACCCTGACGTACGCAAGTTCGCTGCCGACGGAGTCCACATCATCAATGAATCCTGCACGTCGGTGAGTTCCATTCCAAGCGGCAGCGTCGATGCTGTGTTCATGAGCAATTTCCTTGAGCATCTCCCGACCAAAGACCTAGTTCTGCAGACATTGAGGGAAAGCGCGCGGATGCTGAAACCTGGTGGGAGAGCCGTCATCCTTCAGCCAAACATCCGATTCCTCTATGACGAGTACTGGGACTATTTCGATCACCATACTGCACTGAGCGACCGTAGTCTGGTCGAAGGAGTCTTGATGGCCGGGCTGGAGCCACGCGTGGTGATCCCCAAGTTCCTTCCATACACCACCAAGAGCAGGCTTCCGCAGGCGCCTTGGTTGGTTTCTCTATACCTGCACATACCGCTGGCATGGCACATCCTGGGCAAGCAGGCCCTGGTCGTGGCTTACAAGCCCAGCTGA
- a CDS encoding electron transfer flavoprotein subunit alpha/FixB family protein: MTKILVVAEHHDGKLNAATAKTVSAAAAISGASIDVLVLAADPASVAAQAAQLAGVAKVLTVANAANAQAQAQVLAPQIAQLAKGYTHVFGPSTTFGKDLMPCVAALLGVNQVSDLMSVEGSHSFKRPIYAGNAIITVDVPADQIVVATVRAASWPEAAQGGSAPVEAASVDAALPTHTRFIGLAAGATDRPDLQSAKRVVSGGRGVGSEENFKVIFQLADKLGAAVGASRAAVDAGYVPSDLQVGQTGKIIAPELYVAVGISGAIQHLTGIKDAGTIVAINKDPDSPIFEIADIGLVGDLFTLLPELEAAL; encoded by the coding sequence ATGACCAAGATCCTCGTAGTTGCCGAGCACCATGACGGCAAGCTCAACGCCGCCACCGCCAAGACCGTGAGCGCGGCTGCCGCCATCAGCGGCGCCAGCATCGACGTGCTGGTGCTGGCTGCCGACCCGGCCTCCGTGGCCGCCCAGGCCGCCCAGCTGGCGGGCGTGGCCAAGGTGCTGACCGTTGCCAATGCTGCCAACGCCCAAGCCCAGGCCCAGGTGCTGGCCCCGCAGATCGCACAGCTGGCCAAGGGCTACACCCACGTGTTCGGCCCGTCGACCACCTTCGGCAAGGACCTGATGCCGTGCGTGGCCGCCCTGCTGGGCGTGAACCAGGTGTCCGACCTGATGAGCGTGGAAGGCAGCCACAGCTTCAAGCGCCCGATTTACGCGGGCAACGCCATCATCACCGTGGACGTGCCGGCCGACCAGATCGTGGTTGCCACCGTGCGCGCCGCCTCCTGGCCGGAAGCGGCCCAGGGCGGCAGCGCCCCGGTTGAAGCGGCCAGCGTGGACGCGGCCCTGCCGACCCACACCCGCTTCATCGGCCTGGCCGCCGGTGCCACCGACCGCCCGGACCTGCAGAGCGCCAAGCGCGTGGTTTCCGGTGGCCGTGGCGTCGGCTCGGAAGAGAACTTCAAGGTGATCTTCCAGCTGGCCGACAAGCTCGGTGCGGCCGTGGGCGCCTCGCGCGCGGCGGTGGACGCCGGTTACGTGCCCAGCGACCTGCAGGTCGGCCAGACCGGCAAGATCATTGCCCCGGAGCTGTATGTGGCCGTGGGCATCAGCGGTGCCATCCAGCACCTGACCGGGATCAAGGACGCCGGCACCATCGTGGCGATCAACAAGGATCCGGACTCGCCGATCTTCGAGATTGCCGATATCGGGCTGGTGGGGGATCTGTTTACCCTGCTGCCGGAGCTGGAAGCGGCCCTGTAA
- a CDS encoding UbiA family prenyltransferase — translation MNSQNRPLCVDLDGTLLRSDILYESLLALLARNPFYLFLLPFWLLGGKAAVKRQLASRVQLPAETLPYDERVLEMLRTTTQRPRVLCTASDLLLVQPIADHLGLFEEVIASDGHTNLSGHNKGKALAERFGERGFDYMGNGRVDLQVWAHAGGAIVVNNGERLARDAALQTEVLGHLPAQNGGLLTWIKALRIYQWLKNLLVLVPLLTAHRFLEPDAVVDSGIAFLAFGLCASGVYLLNDLLDLTPDRMHPRKRKRPFAAGTLPLLHGLLMAPLLTVLGFALALLCSPAFAGVLLCYYVMTLGYSLKLKRIVMIDVVLLAALYTVRIIGGTVAIGSELSFWLLAFSMFVFLSLAMLKRYTELAAALASGKEMAIGRGYAVADLPLVQSLGAAAGYIGVLVFALYINSPESLELYSKPKVLWLLCPMLLYWISRMWIVSHRGDMEDDPIVFAAMDRVSQVVIALCVVIVLAAI, via the coding sequence TTGAATTCCCAGAACCGCCCGCTCTGTGTCGATCTGGACGGCACCCTGCTGCGTTCCGACATTCTATATGAATCGCTTTTGGCCCTGCTGGCGCGCAACCCCTTCTACCTGTTCCTGCTGCCGTTCTGGCTGCTTGGCGGCAAGGCTGCCGTAAAGCGCCAGCTTGCCTCGCGCGTCCAGCTGCCGGCCGAGACGCTGCCGTACGACGAGCGGGTGTTGGAGATGCTGCGTACCACCACGCAGCGGCCCCGCGTGCTGTGCACCGCCTCGGACCTGCTGCTGGTGCAGCCGATCGCCGACCACCTCGGCCTGTTCGAGGAAGTGATTGCCAGCGATGGCCACACCAACTTGTCCGGCCACAACAAGGGCAAGGCGCTGGCCGAGCGTTTCGGCGAGCGTGGCTTCGACTACATGGGCAACGGGCGGGTCGACCTGCAGGTCTGGGCGCATGCCGGCGGCGCCATCGTCGTCAACAACGGTGAGCGTCTGGCCCGCGACGCCGCCCTTCAGACCGAGGTACTGGGCCACCTGCCCGCCCAGAACGGCGGCCTGCTCACCTGGATCAAGGCCCTGCGCATCTACCAGTGGCTGAAGAACCTGCTGGTGCTGGTGCCGCTGCTTACCGCCCATCGGTTCCTGGAGCCGGACGCCGTCGTCGACTCCGGCATCGCGTTCCTGGCATTCGGCCTGTGCGCATCAGGTGTGTACCTGCTCAACGACCTGCTCGACCTGACGCCCGACCGCATGCATCCGCGCAAGCGCAAACGGCCGTTCGCCGCCGGTACGCTGCCGCTGCTGCATGGACTGCTGATGGCGCCGCTGCTGACCGTGCTCGGCTTCGCGCTGGCCCTGCTCTGCAGCCCTGCCTTTGCCGGCGTGCTGCTGTGCTACTACGTGATGACCCTCGGTTACTCGCTCAAGCTCAAGCGCATCGTCATGATCGACGTAGTACTGCTGGCCGCGCTGTACACGGTACGCATCATTGGCGGCACCGTGGCGATCGGTTCGGAGCTGTCGTTCTGGCTGCTGGCGTTCTCGATGTTTGTGTTCCTCAGCCTGGCCATGCTCAAACGCTACACCGAACTGGCTGCCGCACTGGCCAGCGGTAAGGAAATGGCGATCGGCCGCGGTTACGCCGTCGCAGACCTGCCGCTCGTGCAGTCGCTGGGTGCTGCGGCCGGCTACATCGGCGTGCTGGTGTTTGCGTTGTACATCAACAGTCCGGAAAGCCTTGAGCTGTACAGCAAGCCGAAGGTGCTTTGGCTGCTGTGCCCGATGCTTCTGTACTGGATCAGCCGCATGTGGATCGTCTCGCACCGTGGCGACATGGAAGATGACCCCATCGTCTTTGCCGCCATGGACCGGGTCAGCCAAGTGGTGATTGCCCTGTGCGTGGTCATCGTGCTCGCCGCCATATGA
- a CDS encoding NAD(P)/FAD-dependent oxidoreductase: protein MSTFAIIGSGPMGLMTALELLKQGHQVDVYERDDRIGGMSADFDFDGLRIERYYHFICKTDYPLFKLLDELKLSDRLHWTDTKMGYYYQGKLHKWGTPFALLGFPHLGLIDKVRYALHVMYTKGIKDWSALDKENARDWITRWIGPKAYKVMWEKAFALKFFEFQNDLSASWIGTRIKRVALSRRNLFNESMGYLQGGSAVLLEKMAAEVLGRGGRILLGQPIDQVTADGTRATGVRTAAGDQPYDGVISTAPIQYVPSMVPALPEAFSRQVAAIENIPVACVILKLSKPVSENFWMNISDERISIPGLIEYSNLNPGNGPGEHIVYAPYYMPKTHPKWQWSNQQLIDEVISYLPMINPNFKPDWIRATHCHRYEYAQTICPPGFQEMLPPMKTPLAGFYMADTAYYYPEDRSINESIAVGSTLARTAMGQS, encoded by the coding sequence ATGAGCACCTTCGCCATTATCGGCAGCGGCCCCATGGGCCTCATGACAGCCCTGGAACTGCTGAAGCAGGGCCACCAGGTAGACGTGTACGAGCGTGATGACCGCATTGGCGGGATGTCGGCCGACTTCGACTTCGATGGTCTTCGGATCGAGCGCTATTACCACTTCATCTGCAAGACCGACTACCCCTTGTTCAAGCTACTCGATGAGCTGAAGCTTTCAGACCGCCTTCACTGGACGGATACCAAGATGGGGTACTACTACCAAGGCAAGCTCCATAAGTGGGGCACGCCATTTGCCTTGCTGGGCTTCCCGCACTTGGGGCTGATCGACAAGGTCCGCTACGCGCTGCACGTGATGTACACAAAGGGGATCAAGGATTGGTCTGCGCTGGACAAGGAGAATGCGCGCGACTGGATCACCCGCTGGATTGGCCCAAAGGCCTACAAGGTAATGTGGGAAAAGGCGTTCGCGCTGAAGTTCTTCGAGTTCCAGAACGACCTATCTGCTTCCTGGATCGGCACGCGCATCAAGCGCGTGGCATTGTCGCGACGCAATCTGTTCAACGAGAGCATGGGCTACCTGCAAGGGGGTTCGGCGGTGCTGCTGGAGAAAATGGCTGCCGAGGTGCTTGGGCGTGGCGGTAGGATCCTGCTCGGCCAGCCCATTGACCAGGTGACCGCAGATGGCACTCGTGCCACCGGCGTGCGCACGGCTGCCGGCGACCAGCCCTACGACGGCGTAATCTCCACCGCGCCAATCCAGTACGTACCCTCCATGGTGCCGGCACTGCCGGAAGCCTTCTCCCGTCAAGTCGCAGCGATCGAGAACATTCCGGTGGCCTGCGTGATCCTGAAACTCTCGAAGCCGGTCAGTGAGAACTTCTGGATGAACATCAGCGATGAGCGAATCTCCATTCCCGGGCTGATCGAATACAGCAACCTCAATCCCGGAAACGGTCCGGGCGAACACATCGTGTACGCACCTTACTACATGCCAAAGACCCACCCCAAATGGCAGTGGAGCAACCAGCAACTGATCGATGAGGTGATCAGCTACCTGCCAATGATCAACCCCAATTTCAAGCCGGATTGGATCCGCGCCACCCACTGCCATCGCTACGAGTATGCTCAGACGATCTGCCCGCCTGGATTCCAAGAGATGCTACCGCCGATGAAGACGCCGCTGGCCGGTTTCTACATGGCAGACACTGCCTATTACTATCCGGAAGATCGCTCCATCAACGAGAGTATCGCCGTGGGTTCGACCCTAGCCCGAACCGCCATGGGACAGTCGTGA
- a CDS encoding electron transfer flavoprotein subunit beta/FixA family protein, which produces MKILVAYKRVVDYNVRIQVKPDGSGVVTDGVKLSPNPFDEIALEEALRLRDKGIATEVVVATIAPADAQAHLRNGLAMGANRAIHVVTDQAIQPLTAARTLLKLVEKEQPDLVILGKQAIDDDANQTGQMLATLWGRPQATFASKLEIADGKATVTREVDAGLETLEVDLPAVVTTDLRLNEPRFIKLPDIMKAKAKPLESLQLADLGVEAADTFKTTHYAAPSKRSKGVMVKDAAELVAALKQKGLL; this is translated from the coding sequence ATGAAAATCCTCGTCGCGTACAAGCGCGTGGTGGACTACAACGTCCGCATTCAGGTCAAGCCGGACGGTTCCGGCGTGGTCACCGACGGCGTCAAGCTGTCCCCCAACCCCTTTGACGAAATCGCCCTGGAAGAAGCCCTGCGCCTGCGCGACAAGGGCATCGCCACCGAGGTCGTGGTCGCCACCATCGCCCCCGCCGACGCCCAGGCCCACCTGCGCAACGGCCTGGCCATGGGTGCCAACCGCGCCATCCACGTGGTCACCGACCAGGCCATCCAGCCGCTGACCGCCGCGCGCACCCTGCTCAAGCTGGTCGAGAAAGAACAGCCGGACCTGGTGATCCTGGGCAAGCAGGCGATCGACGACGACGCCAACCAGACCGGCCAGATGCTGGCCACGCTGTGGGGCCGCCCGCAGGCGACCTTCGCCAGCAAGCTGGAGATTGCCGACGGCAAGGCCACCGTGACCCGCGAGGTCGACGCCGGCCTGGAAACGCTGGAAGTGGACCTGCCGGCCGTGGTCACCACCGACCTGCGTTTGAACGAGCCGCGCTTCATCAAGCTGCCGGACATCATGAAGGCCAAGGCCAAGCCGCTGGAAAGCCTGCAACTGGCCGACCTGGGCGTTGAAGCCGCCGACACCTTCAAAACCACCCACTACGCCGCGCCGTCCAAGCGCAGCAAGGGTGTGATGGTCAAGGACGCAGCCGAACTGGTTGCCGCACTCAAGCAGAAGGGGTTGCTGTAA
- the rfbB gene encoding dTDP-glucose 4,6-dehydratase, translating to MPTWLVTGGAGFIGGNFVLEAVARGVRVINLDALTYAGNLKTLTSLEGNPDHVFVQGDIGDQSLVTRLLNEHQPDAVLNFAAESHVDRSIDGPGAFIQTNVVGTLGLLESVRDYWKALPADKGKAFRFLHVSTDEVYGTLGETGKFSETTPYAPNSPYSASKAASDHLVRAFHHTYGLPVLTTNCSNNYGPYHFPEKLIPLVIAKALAGEPLPVYGDGKQVRDWLFVSDHCEAIRTVLAKGQVGETYNVGGNSEKENIEVVHAICALLDARRPREDGQPRSSQITYVADRPGHDRRYAIDASKLKDQLGWEPKYTFEQGIGFTVDWYLDNQEWVNGVLDGSYRLQRIGTSA from the coding sequence GTGCCCACATGGCTTGTCACCGGCGGAGCCGGATTCATTGGCGGAAACTTTGTGTTGGAAGCCGTCGCCAGAGGCGTGCGGGTAATCAATCTGGATGCCCTGACCTATGCGGGTAACCTGAAGACCCTGACTTCCCTGGAAGGCAACCCGGACCACGTCTTCGTCCAAGGCGACATCGGCGACCAGTCCCTGGTGACCCGACTGCTGAATGAGCACCAGCCGGATGCGGTCCTGAACTTCGCCGCTGAAAGCCATGTTGACCGGTCTATCGACGGTCCGGGCGCCTTCATCCAGACCAACGTGGTTGGCACCCTGGGTCTGCTCGAATCGGTGCGCGACTACTGGAAAGCGCTGCCGGCCGACAAGGGCAAGGCGTTCCGCTTCCTGCACGTGTCCACCGACGAGGTGTACGGCACCCTCGGTGAAACCGGTAAGTTCAGCGAAACCACCCCGTATGCGCCCAACTCGCCGTATTCGGCATCCAAGGCGGCTTCGGACCACCTGGTGCGTGCGTTCCACCACACCTACGGGCTGCCGGTGCTGACCACCAACTGCTCGAACAACTATGGCCCGTACCATTTCCCGGAAAAGCTCATTCCGCTGGTGATCGCCAAGGCGCTGGCCGGCGAACCGCTGCCGGTCTATGGCGACGGCAAGCAGGTGCGCGACTGGCTGTTCGTGTCCGACCATTGCGAAGCGATCCGCACCGTGCTGGCCAAGGGCCAAGTGGGCGAGACGTACAACGTGGGCGGCAACTCCGAGAAGGAGAACATTGAGGTGGTGCACGCCATCTGCGCGCTGCTCGATGCACGCCGGCCGCGCGAAGACGGCCAGCCGCGCAGCAGTCAGATCACCTACGTGGCGGACCGCCCGGGCCATGACCGTCGTTATGCCATTGACGCATCGAAGTTGAAGGACCAGCTGGGCTGGGAGCCCAAGTACACCTTCGAGCAGGGCATCGGCTTCACGGTTGATTGGTACCTGGACAACCAGGAATGGGTCAACGGCGTGCTCGACGGCAGCTATCGACTGCAGCGCATTGGCACCAGCGCCTAA
- a CDS encoding SDR family oxidoreductase: protein MQKILIIGATSAIAEAVARVYATRAAAVFLVARNATRLDTIAADLRVRGARQVDAAALDVNDIDAHAAVLDTAWATMGGIDTVLIAHGTLPDQAACDASVDVSLREFSTNGTSTIALAAALAQRLEAGSTLAVISSVAGDRGRASNYLYGSAKAAVSTYLSGLGQRLRKQGINVLTIKPGFVDTPMTQAFKKGALWATPDRVARGIVRASDRRRAVAYLPGFWWAIMMVIKNIPEFVFRRISL, encoded by the coding sequence ATGCAGAAGATCCTGATCATTGGTGCGACATCGGCCATCGCCGAAGCTGTGGCGCGCGTGTACGCCACGCGTGCCGCAGCAGTATTCCTTGTTGCCCGCAACGCAACCAGGCTCGACACCATCGCGGCAGACCTTCGCGTACGCGGTGCGAGGCAGGTCGACGCTGCGGCACTCGATGTCAACGACATCGACGCGCACGCCGCAGTCTTGGACACCGCCTGGGCCACCATGGGTGGCATCGACACAGTGCTGATCGCCCACGGCACCCTTCCCGATCAGGCTGCCTGCGATGCTTCCGTAGACGTTTCGCTGCGAGAGTTCAGCACCAACGGTACGTCGACCATCGCGCTGGCCGCCGCACTTGCGCAGCGACTGGAGGCCGGATCCACCTTGGCGGTGATTTCCTCCGTAGCCGGCGACCGGGGCCGCGCCAGCAACTATTTGTATGGCAGTGCAAAAGCGGCCGTAAGCACCTACCTCAGCGGCCTGGGTCAGCGCCTACGCAAGCAGGGCATCAACGTACTAACAATAAAGCCCGGCTTCGTGGACACGCCCATGACTCAGGCATTCAAGAAGGGCGCCCTGTGGGCGACCCCTGATAGAGTTGCACGAGGCATCGTGCGTGCGTCCGACCGTCGACGTGCGGTTGCTTACCTGCCAGGGTTCTGGTGGGCGATCATGATGGTAATCAAGAATATCCCCGAGTTCGTTTTCCGCCGTATCTCCCTTTGA